Proteins found in one Geomonas subterranea genomic segment:
- a CDS encoding MlaA family lipoprotein — translation MAKGAGLRLLMLVLLGLSLSACSTTPKVTGPVEPPLRRYEDFVKPGQPNMLNVKDSVEGFNRGSYRFNYYFDEYFYLPVVRGYEFIMPNYLEDRVSDAIDNLGEITNLTNNLFQFKFKSAGITVSRFVINSTIGVGGLWDQAGKMGLKRQTEDFGLTLGHYGTGSGTYLMLPVLGASNVRDTTGLVADLATSNYLGPVAWIDDTTFTYAYSGIYAVDRRHRTPFRYRQTGSPFEYELIRTLYTMKREFDIEQGNETK, via the coding sequence ATGGCGAAGGGTGCCGGCCTGCGGCTTCTGATGCTGGTGCTCCTCGGGCTGTCGCTCTCCGCCTGCAGCACGACGCCCAAGGTGACCGGGCCGGTGGAGCCGCCGCTTAGGCGCTACGAGGATTTCGTGAAGCCGGGCCAGCCCAACATGCTCAACGTGAAGGATTCGGTGGAGGGGTTCAACCGGGGCAGCTACCGGTTCAACTACTACTTCGACGAGTACTTTTACCTTCCCGTGGTGCGCGGCTACGAGTTCATCATGCCCAACTACCTCGAGGACCGGGTTTCCGATGCCATCGACAACCTGGGAGAAATAACGAACTTGACTAATAATCTCTTCCAGTTCAAATTCAAGTCCGCCGGAATCACCGTGAGCCGCTTCGTGATAAATTCGACCATCGGTGTCGGCGGCCTGTGGGACCAGGCCGGGAAGATGGGGCTCAAACGCCAGACCGAGGACTTCGGGCTGACACTTGGGCACTACGGTACCGGGAGCGGGACCTACCTGATGCTCCCCGTGCTCGGCGCCTCCAACGTCCGGGACACCACCGGTCTGGTCGCCGACCTGGCCACCTCCAACTACCTGGGCCCCGTGGCGTGGATCGACGACACCACGTTCACCTACGCCTACTCCGGGATCTACGCCGTGGACCGCAGGCACCGAACCCCCTTCAGGTACCGCCAGACCGGTTCCCCCTTCGAATACGAGCTGATCCGGACCCTGTACACCATGAAGCGTGAATTCGACATCGAGCAGGGCAACGAGACGAAATAA
- a CDS encoding cytochrome c3 family protein, whose product MPGATCVDCHLGDGAKAGKEGAHQGMVRPFLVGVGPRLKGQALPRETAGALKALVPRANDMESMIPEGDPAKFAAAGIKTIANIHWQDRDPKSFAFSPAVAEKTCGRCHAQEVKEYSSSEMGRLKHQRSYRSWSEQLPGPQNCGMWFGQNYDNLKGQTAVPYSEAQNAASDRSCNMCHPGCNDCHFKPHEGKGSHSFGLPDTASCYGGGRGSICHAGPMDRRRGAGYFRGDYSFPPNLPQDTHFKAGLQCTDCHKPVNHKFGHLGSDQARASCGNCHAGIVQALASSVHGKVDCTACHVTLVGAYQYTFWGPGMTFGVETPYGKHKEYYGTRDLPTIIKNADGRWIGVKPYPMAVLNQTRELAPTGLLFRAIPKREIPGNPAIGEPTLFEAVRGVREVNDAYIGVGTRNDLPSGNKAILWVQMDKMSHAIGKPRGCPTCHDSYAQVGKSQWSYFEKSDVKKAFKGSYTVVADRDGIRFTDQVWEQPEMAGARKVEDIAPFTLLPASAWDVKGIDFSLPYDKRKTDSARSELDAFLAGYKASGAEGKKIRSIAYHNLALAKAILKQR is encoded by the coding sequence ATGCCCGGTGCGACCTGCGTCGACTGCCACTTAGGTGACGGGGCTAAGGCCGGCAAAGAGGGAGCGCACCAGGGAATGGTGCGCCCTTTTCTGGTGGGGGTCGGCCCCAGGCTGAAGGGACAGGCGCTGCCCCGGGAAACCGCCGGGGCCTTGAAGGCGCTGGTGCCGCGGGCGAATGACATGGAGAGCATGATACCCGAAGGGGATCCGGCGAAATTCGCGGCAGCCGGCATCAAGACCATCGCCAACATACATTGGCAGGACCGCGACCCGAAGAGCTTCGCCTTCTCGCCGGCGGTGGCGGAGAAGACCTGCGGCAGGTGCCACGCCCAGGAGGTGAAGGAGTACAGCAGTTCCGAGATGGGACGCCTGAAGCACCAGAGATCCTACCGCAGCTGGTCGGAACAGCTCCCGGGCCCTCAAAACTGCGGCATGTGGTTCGGCCAGAATTACGACAACCTGAAGGGTCAGACCGCCGTGCCGTACAGCGAGGCGCAGAACGCGGCCTCGGACCGGAGCTGCAACATGTGCCACCCCGGCTGTAACGACTGCCATTTCAAGCCGCACGAGGGTAAGGGAAGCCACAGCTTCGGCCTCCCCGATACGGCCAGTTGCTACGGTGGCGGACGGGGCAGCATCTGCCATGCGGGACCGATGGACCGCAGGCGCGGCGCCGGTTACTTCCGGGGCGATTATTCGTTCCCGCCCAACCTCCCCCAGGATACACATTTCAAGGCGGGGCTGCAGTGCACCGACTGTCACAAGCCGGTGAACCACAAGTTCGGCCATCTCGGCTCCGACCAGGCCCGCGCCTCATGCGGCAACTGCCACGCCGGGATAGTCCAGGCGCTGGCAAGCTCGGTCCACGGCAAGGTGGACTGCACGGCCTGCCACGTCACCCTGGTCGGCGCCTACCAGTACACCTTCTGGGGTCCCGGCATGACCTTCGGGGTGGAGACACCGTACGGCAAACACAAGGAGTACTACGGCACCCGCGACCTTCCCACCATCATCAAAAACGCTGACGGCCGCTGGATCGGGGTTAAGCCCTACCCGATGGCGGTGCTGAACCAGACCCGTGAGCTGGCCCCGACGGGGCTGCTGTTCCGGGCCATCCCGAAAAGAGAGATCCCCGGGAACCCGGCCATCGGCGAGCCGACGCTCTTCGAGGCGGTGCGCGGCGTCCGCGAGGTCAACGACGCCTATATCGGCGTCGGTACGCGCAACGATCTTCCCTCGGGGAACAAGGCCATACTCTGGGTGCAGATGGACAAGATGAGCCACGCCATCGGCAAACCGCGCGGCTGCCCCACCTGCCACGATTCGTACGCGCAGGTGGGGAAATCGCAGTGGAGCTATTTTGAAAAGTCGGACGTAAAGAAGGCATTCAAAGGGAGCTACACGGTAGTGGCCGACAGGGACGGCATCCGTTTCACGGACCAAGTGTGGGAGCAGCCGGAAATGGCGGGAGCCCGGAAGGTGGAGGATATCGCCCCCTTCACCCTGTTGCCCGCAAGCGCCTGGGACGTCAAGGGGATCGACTTCTCGCTTCCCTACGACAAGCGGAAGACCGATTCCGCCAGAAGCGAGCTTGATGCGTTCCTGGCCGGTTATAAAGCGAGCGGCGCGGAGGGGAAGAAAATCAGGAGCATCGCCTACCACAACCTGGCGCTGGCAAAGGCGATACTGAAGCAGCGTTAG